The sequence below is a genomic window from Rhodospirillales bacterium.
CTTCGAAGGCCGCGCGCCAAAGCCGGTCTACCTCTATCTCAACAATAACGACGCCAAGTTGATGGACGCCGCCGAATTCTGGGGCAAGTCGGTCTGGGACACTGAGGAAGGCATCAAGGCCAAGCACCAGGACCCGCTGATCCGGGTCGCCTCGATCGGCGTCGCAGGCGAGAAGGGCGTCAAGTTTGCCTGCGTCGTCAACGACATGCACCGGGCGGCGGGCCGCAGCGGCGTCGGCGCGGTGATGGGCTCCAAGAACCTGAAGGCGGTCGCCATCCGCGGCACCGTCGGGATCAAGGTACGCGATTTCAAGGCGTTCCAAGCGGCGGTCGCCAAGGGCAAAAAGGTGCTGGCGGACAACGCCGTCACCGGCCAGGGCCTGCCCAAGTACGGCACCCAGGTGCTGATGAACGTGATCAACGAAGTGGGCGCGCTGCCGACCCGCAACCACCGGGATTCCCAATTCGAGAACGCGAACAAGATCTCGGCCGAAGCGATGGCCGCCAAGCGCCCGACCGACGGCAAGGCCAACCTGGTCACCAACGCCGCATGCTTCGCCTGCACCATCGCCTGCGGGCGCGTGTCGCAGATCGACCGCACCCACTACACCGTGGCGGAACGGCCGAAATACCAGGTCGCCTCGGGCGGGCTCGAATACGAGGCGGCGTGGGCGCTGGGCGCCGCGACCGGAGTCGGCGATCTGGAGGCGCTCACCTTCGCCAACTTCGTCTGCAACGAGCAGGGGCTCGATCCGATCTCCTTCGGCGCGACCCTCGGCGCGGCGATGGAGCTTTACGACATGGGCGTGATCACGTCGAAGGACACCGGCGGGATCGAGCTCAAGTTCGGCAACCCCAAGGCGTTGACCGAGATGGCCGAGCTGACCGGCCGGGGCGAAGGCTTCGGCGCGGTGCTAGGTATGGGTTCCAAGCTGATGTGCGAGAAGTACGGCAAGCCGGACATGGCGATGGCGGTCAAGGGTCAGGAATTCCCGGCCTACGACGCGCGCGGCATCCAGGGCATGGGGCTGACCTACGCCACTTCGAACCGGGGCGCCTGCCATCTGCGCAGCTACACGGTCGCCTCCGAAATCCTTGGCATTCCGGAAAAGACCGATCCATTGAAGGCTGAAGGCAAGGCCGGACTGGTCAAGGCATTCCAGGACGCCACCGCGGCGTTCGATTCCGCCGGCATCTGCATCTTCACCTCGTTCGCCTGGACCCTCGACGACGTGGCGCCGCAACTCGACGCCGCGTGCGAGGGCGGCTGGACGACGCAAAAGCTGCTCGAGGTCGGCGAGCGGATCTGGAACCTGGAACGCCAGTTCAACCTCAAGGCCGGCTTCACCGCCAAGGACGACACGCTGCCGCCGCGTCTTCTCAAGGAAGCGGCTAAGTCCGGCCCGGCCAAGGGCTTGGTCAACCAGCTGGGCCAAATGCTGCCCGAATACTACCAGCTGCGCGGCTGGACCAAGGACGGCGTGCCGTCGAACGAGACCATCAAGCGGCTCGCGCTCTGAGCGGATGGGCGCGATGCGCTATGTGATCGTCGGCGCCGGCCCGGCCGGCGTGGTCGCGGCGGAAACCATCCGCCGCCGCGATCCCAAGGGCGAGATCGCGCTCGTCGGCGACGAGCCGGGCGAGCCCTACGCGCGCATGGCGATTCCTTACGTGCTCACCGGCAAGATCGGCGAGGACGGCGCGCGTCTCAGGAAAGCCAAGGACCATTATAAAAATCTCGGCATCGGCTACCGGTCGGGCCGGGCCGAGAAACTCGATCGCGCCGGGAAGCAACTCGTCCTCGCCGACGGATCGAAGCTGGCCTACGACCGCCTCCTGATCGCAACCGGCGCCAGCGCGGCCAAGCCGCCCGTGCCGGGGCTCGATCTGCCGGGCGTGCATCATTGCTGGACCATGGCGGACGCCCGCGCCATCGCCAAACGGGCGGGGAAGGGGGCAGAAGTCGTTCTGGTCGGCGCCGGATTCATCGGCTGCATCATCCTGGAATCGCTCGTCGAACGCGGCATGAAACTGACCGTGGTCGAAACCGAAAACCGGATGCTGCCGAAGATGATGGACGAAACCGGC
It includes:
- a CDS encoding aldehyde ferredoxin oxidoreductase family protein → MAWAGKILRVDLTKGTCKDEPLRMDWAKLYLGQRGLATKYLAEEIDPKVDPLSPGNKLIMTTGPLTGTNASTAGRYSVVTKGALTGAIACSNSGGFFGNEMKNAGYDMIIFEGRAPKPVYLYLNNNDAKLMDAAEFWGKSVWDTEEGIKAKHQDPLIRVASIGVAGEKGVKFACVVNDMHRAAGRSGVGAVMGSKNLKAVAIRGTVGIKVRDFKAFQAAVAKGKKVLADNAVTGQGLPKYGTQVLMNVINEVGALPTRNHRDSQFENANKISAEAMAAKRPTDGKANLVTNAACFACTIACGRVSQIDRTHYTVAERPKYQVASGGLEYEAAWALGAATGVGDLEALTFANFVCNEQGLDPISFGATLGAAMELYDMGVITSKDTGGIELKFGNPKALTEMAELTGRGEGFGAVLGMGSKLMCEKYGKPDMAMAVKGQEFPAYDARGIQGMGLTYATSNRGACHLRSYTVASEILGIPEKTDPLKAEGKAGLVKAFQDATAAFDSAGICIFTSFAWTLDDVAPQLDAACEGGWTTQKLLEVGERIWNLERQFNLKAGFTAKDDTLPPRLLKEAAKSGPAKGLVNQLGQMLPEYYQLRGWTKDGVPSNETIKRLAL